The segment CTGATGAGTTACATGCAGCTATTTAGGCAAGCATATCAAACACAAgcaagacacagacaggcagtcaAAATATAGATAATTTTCATTACAAAAATTGGCTAGTTCTTTTTTCAGCATCTCTTGCTACAATATGGCAGCATTATTATGAACACACAAAACAAACTCGCCTATTGTCAGACTCTGGTTACCAGTCAGGATACAGATGCTCGGCTGCCTATAAAATTCAGGCTGCCCAGAGGTGGAACTGCTAGCAAGACACAGACATGCAGTGTTATTAGCGATTTACTGTTATTTTTCCATCATAATTCCAAACATTGGCTAAgcaggaggcagacaggcagtcaAGGTAGTAGTGTGCTTTTTTTCAGGAGCTCTGGCTAGTGGCTACGACATCTCAGCAACTATAAAGATTAGCCAACCTACATCAACACACAAACGCTGACCGTTTTTGCTCCAATGCAATGTGCATGGCACCAAAAGAGGAGTGTGAACTACAAGCCAATCATGATGGGGAAACATATTTTCTAAAGTTCCAAGTGGTGAAAACCTTGCAAAAGTCTCTCCTTTCAGCAGAAATGTGTGAAACGCTTAAGTTGCTACAGCTCAACCACCAACATGTCATTCATCACATTCAGCACTCAAGAAAAACAAAATGTCCCATCAGACTTCAACACCTCAGAGGCAATACTGAAACAGTTTGATGATGTTTTTGAAGGGATGGGGGCTCTGCCAGGGAGCTCCACCTAGTGGTGGAGGAGTCTGTTAGACCAGTTCAACAGATTCCCCACCGAATCCCCGTTCCACTGAAGGAAAAGACACTAACGGCCGTTGATTCAATGGAGGAACAGGGTGTCATTACAAAGGTCACCAAACCTACTAAGTGTATAAGCAACATGGTTGTGGTGGAAAAGCCTGGCAAAATAAGAGTCTGCCTCGATCCAAATGCCCTGGACAAGGCCTTACGTAGGGCACATTACCAAATACCTACTATTGAAGAAGTACTGCCAAGCCTGGGATAAGCGAAAATCTTTTTGGTTATGGATGCAAAAAATGGGTAGTGGCAGGAAAGGTTGGATGAAGAGAGTAGTTACCTCACCACATTTTGGACCCCCAAAGGTAGATATCGGTGGACAAGGTTACCTTTTGGAGTGACACCAGCTGCAGAGGAATGACAGCGAAGGCAACATGATGCACTTCAGGGACCTCAAGGAATAAGCGTCATAGCTGATGACATCCTGGCATAAGTCTGTGGTGCTACAATGGAAGAAGCAGTGCAGGGCCATGGCCACAACCTGACTCCGCTCTTACAAATAGCAAGGGAGATGGATCTAAAGCCGAATAAAGACAAAGTTAAGCTCAGGCTCACAAGTATTCCATACATGGGACATATTTTGACAGCTGAAGGCCTGAAGCCAGGCCCCAAGAAGGTGGAGGCAGTACAGCAAATGCCGCCACCTACAGACGCAAAAGCAGTGCAGCGACTGGTTGGTTTTGTAAATGACTTAGCCAAATTCTGACGTATGTGAGCCATTGCGTCGGCTGACTAATAAAAATGTGCTGTGGGCATGGCTTCCTCAACATGATGCTGCATTGGAGCAAATCAAGAAATTGATAAGCAACCAACCAATACTGAGGTACTATGACCTCTCTGGGGAAGTGACCCTACGATGTGATGCAAGTGACAAAGCCCCAGGGGCAGTGCTCCTGCAGAAGGTGCAGCCCATTGCATTTGCTTCAAGGACATTGACACCCACGGAGCAAGTGTCCATTTGCCTGTGAACGTTTTGATCAATACCCTGATGGTAGGGACTTTATCACGGTGCACACTGATCACAAGCCGCTTGAGGTTATCTTCAAAAACCTATTTTGTCTGCCCCGAGGCGACTTCAAAGAATGATGCTAAAGCTTCAGCGTTATCAACTACAGGTAGTATACAAGAAGGAGTAGAGCTTCACATTGCAGATTTATTGTCTAGGGCAGCACTACCAACAACTAGTCACCCGCAATATCGGACAAATGAGACTGTTTTTGCTCTACAGGCTGAGGTTGAAGATGTGAACCATGCTACAGGTCAAAACATCTGCCTGCAGACACGGGATACTATCAAAGCTCATTCAGCAGAGGACAAGACTTCTCGAATGCTTCAGTCTTTTATCCTAAGAGGCTGGCCGGACTCAAAGAGTACGCCCATCCTGTTGAGGGACTACTGGACATACAGAGACAAACGCACAATGCAGGAAGAGGTCATCTACAAAGGCGACAGGGTAGTAGTGCCAGAAACTCTACGCCTGATGATTCTCTCTCATATCGATGCAGGGCACTCAGGGGTCGAAGCCAGTCTCAGGAAAGCCAGACTGGCCTAACATGACTGAATAAACTTTGTGGCTGTGTGAAGCATACGTAATGCTAACTACCGAAGCAACAAAAGAAAACGTTGCACCCACATGACGTACCAGCACATCCTTGGTCTAAAGTGGGAATGGATCTGTTCACAGTCAAGAACGTTCCTTTTCTGATTATAGAGGACCACTATTTCGATTTTTGGGAAGTGGAGAAAGTGATTGACACAACAGCCGCTTGCATTATCGACTGTTGTAAGCAGCAGTTTACCAGATATGGCATACCTCACAGTGGTGTAGTTACGGATGATGGGTCCCAGTTCACGAGCCAAGACTTTGCTTTGTTTGCATTAGACTGGGAGTTCCATCATGTGACCTCCCCACCCTATCACAGCCAGAGTACTGGTAACGCAGAGTCAGCAGTGAAAATAGCAAAGATTCATCACAAATGCTATACAGAAAGGCACAGATGTGTGGCAAGCCATTTTTGTGTGAAGAAAAACTCCCACAGACGGCTTCGACTGCAGTTCTGTACAGCGCCTATTGTCTAGATGCACTCGCTCTCTGTTGCCAACAACTCCCAAGCTCCTCGCACTAAAGGTCATTAGGGATGTTCAGGCACACAAGCGTGCACGTCAGGATAAGTCAAAACATTACATTGACCAGTATGCAAAAAATCTACCTGTAATAAAACAAGGCCAAGCTGTCAGAGTGCTCCTGTCACCTCACGCCAGGGATGCCACATACATCTTGGCACATACATACGGCACATTAGCGCAAGGTCATATGAAGTGGAAGTAAAGGGCTGAAAGTATCGAAGGAACCGGAAGGACATACCCCCAGTTCAGGAGAGCATATGGCACAGGAGGAAGACACATGGGAAGACTGTGAATATCCTCTGGATGGTGTGGGCAGTACACATAGAGGAGACTGGGAAGACCCCACCAGAGCAGTTATCTCTGCCGACCGTACCTCCACAATTTCAGGAGGCtgtggaagaggaaggagaggcccTGAGGCTCCCAGATGTGCCCAACGTCCCAGAGCTGCTCAATATGCTATCAGTGTGACACACTAGCACAAGGGCTAAAATAAGACCGCCCATGCGGTACGGGAGACTATGTCCCTTAAGAGATGGACAATGAATTGTTTTATattcaaacttttttttttaaaggtgttGATAATGTAAATAGGTATTTTCACTGTGATATTGAAATGGTATGAAGTGCTCGAGCTAATTATATATGAAAAGGAAGATAGTGGGCATAATGCCAACTCAGAGATGGCGCTAGTCGGGCACCTATCTAGGATATATAAACTGGGTCATTATGAATGTCTGAGTGGGATGTCATGACCTGTAACATGTGATACCTGAGTAAAGGATTATGCTTGCATTTTACAAAACTCTCTGACGTGAGTTATTCACATACACATAATACAGGGTCTCTGTACCTCTTGTGTAACTGCAATATGCGTTACAACAGACAGAGAAGGCTAGCTttcaatatatattttgtttgttcaAATCGCTGCAGAGTTTTTTATTCAGAAATATGAAGCAGACATAGGCTACATCATCATGGTTCAGAAGAAGGTGAGTAAAGAGATAAACATTAAAGGAGGGGGAGCATGAGCAGTAACTAAGTTGTGTGCGTAAATTAACACAGCGCAGAACGTGATCCATATTCTTAGCTTTGAGAAATAGGTTTCCGGAGGGGGCGGGGCAGAGACAAAAACTCTGTATTCGCAACCACAGgccttttaaataacattcttagaaggttaatttaaaaaaaataaaaaatctgagaaAGGAATGTGtttttaaataaacattttaGAATGTATTCTAAATGTTACTAAATTTTTCATGTGTTTTTTGTGGAAAGTCTTAACATGCTCAGAACAATTTGAGAATATGAATTTGAATAGAAccatgctgaagtactgaaattcccacaaaataacgttgtttcttaacgttctctgaaccgTTTGAggacattcccaatgtcaaaccagttggagaacgttcctagaacattaccaaaatgtaaatgaaatgtaaccatgttttaaCTTGTAGGAAtcgttctgttaaagtaatgaaatgccAAGAAATAACGTAGTTTTTTTTGTTAAGAttcttaaatgtgctgagaatgttacAAAGTCAagtaactatcctgcaccattcccaggaAGTTGttggaaggttgtatgcaaaataatcaTAGGACCACCACGCTCTCACCAAACTAAGAAACATATTGTaaagaccctgggtttataagctcgGATATCGACTGTGCCGCTTGAGCGTGCTTTTGGGGCACAGTCGATTGCGCGCttgacttcgggctagaaggtcgagggttcgaggccTGCTCCCTGCCGTTTCATTACATTGGCCGTTGAGCGCGTTTCTATCAGACGATGAGTctcaagctagcgcgaggacgcactctttgaaaggagggagtagtgtaacgaccctgtgtttataaggGCAGATATCGACTGCCTGCTTTTGGGGCAtagtcgatagcgcgctggactttgggctagaaggtcgagggttcgagacctggtCCCTGTCTGTTTCATACCAATATGGTtgtcagaacgttatgtgctagctgggttgtAAAGGTGATATAATAAATAGGGGTTCTGTATGTCTTTCTTTGTCACCGAGACTGTTGAGCATGTGTTCTGCGCTGTGAGCGAGTTTGAATGAGTGAGAGAGCGTTCACTCCTCTGTTGTAAGTCACCCCCGCGTGCGCTGAGGGTGCTGATGGTTGTCCACATACGAGCTCTGAATTTCAGCAGCAACGAAAGCTCTGCTCCCAACCTAAGCACCAATGTCAGTGTTCGGGACACCTTGGTTCCCCAGGACCCCCTCGACCTGAGCAGGCAAGGCCACACGGTGGTGGCAGTATGCCTTGGGCTCATTTTGGTCCTGGGATTCTTCAACAACCTTCTTGTCCTGCTTATCTTCGCAAAGTTTCGGTCGCTTTGGATGCCCATCAACCTCATCCTTCTGAACATCAGCGTGAGCGATATCCTCGTGTGTATTTGTGGAACTCCATTCAGTTTTGCGGCAAGTCTACAGGGGAGATGGCTCATTGGACACAATGGTTGCAAGTGGTACGGCTTCGCCAATTCGCTTTTCGGtgagttttttaaatatttcaacAGGCAGCGAAAGCCATGTAGCCTACACTTTAGGCTAACCCCCATGTGACAAGTAAAACAAATATTTTGCATATAGAAGTTTCTTAGCCTAAGCAACTTTACTGGCAAAAGGGCATGCAAATCCATCACATCATTACTGCTCGATCAATTCTTTAAAAAAGTCCTCCAGGCTCATTATGAAAAGTCTCAGAGCACAATTCATCATCAATTTATGACAGTATCTCCAATCTAATTAATAAATGAATGGTATTTTATTCCTCCCTGTGCTTGTAACATTTTCATTAACCTACATTTGAATATGGAAACAGTGGAACATTAATGAAAAACGGTTGCATAAAGCTTTAGCAAGAGCAAGAGACATTTGCATTCAACCTTTATGCCAAAATGGATTCGTTTCTGTGTGTGAATAAGTTTCAATGTGCACTTGACTGGGAAGCTTGACAGTAAATTTAGGGACTTTGCATAGGACCTTGAAAATATAAAGCATGTCGACTATTCTAATGTATAACCCCATAATGAGACCGCCCATTCAACACAGAGTAGAACCAAGCCTACAGCACCCTTTTAGATCAGCCACTCATACAAACTGTAGCTGATCTTATACATGTACACTTCTCATCTGTCATCTCTCCTTGCATGTCTCTGGATCCAAAATTGGATAACCAAAATTGATAGAATTATAATCTGTGGGTGTTTGACAAATGCAGTTCAttatgttaaataaaggttagataAAAAAATGTTGGCGTCATTCATGTTTCTGATTAAAGTGTACAAAAATGGCTATCGTTTTTAATGAGcttggcaaataaataaattgtcAAAGCAGTTTATTGGTCCAATGCTGTGACATTTGGCTGTTGGATATCTTTAAAGCTCAGTAATTATCCCGATGGGAGCGATAGGGCAGACTGGACTCCCCTGTTCCCCTTCCCTTTGAAACCACACAGGAGGGCAgtgacacacacgcatgcatgacTCACAACCGCATAAGCGCACACACATGcaaacccccactccacagaaaGCTCAACCAAACCTGTAAACACTCCTGGAGGGGAGGAGTGGGCACATCACGCCCGCCCTGAACAATTTCTCTAATCAATGCCATATTTTACTCTGTCTGCTTCCTGAAGGCTCTATTTGCTGTCATTCTTCATAACAGCCAGCAACCACTAATTAAGGATAACATCCTTTCACAACTAACAAAGTCTCAAAGTACTCTGAGCACTTAGGTCGACTAAATTAAGTTGGGCAAACTGTTTCATTCATTGCCTTTCAGTTGTTGCACAGGACGAAAACTTTTAGCAAGTTCTCACCTCCTGAGAGGACACACTGTCAATTCAATAACAAGTCACACTTCCTAGAATGTCAGGCTAGTACTCTGAGACAGACTAGCATAATAAAGACATAAACCTATTTTTCCCTCAgctatagacaaacacacacatacacacacacgtcccaATCACACACttacagacaggcagaaagacaggcaaacatgcacgtgcacacacacagtatagatTTGTACAGCACGTCCTTCAAGTGCCTCATGTTTTATCTCACTCCACTTAGTGCTTATCTGATGAAAAGTTCTTATCCTCAACCTCTGCTGAAAATAATAAAAGACAAGTCTCTTAAATCACCCAGTTCTCTTTGGAAACAACAGCACTAAAAGCCAACTTGCAGTGGTCTGACTTCATGTAGGAATATAATACTGCACCATACATTTTCTTACTGTCCTGTGTGGCATGGCATGCCAGCTCTCTCTTGGGTTTACTAAATATTACTTTTAACATTTAGCTAAATGTTACCAAAATAGGGCAAAACAGAGCTAATGATTGTTATCTAACCTTCTCCCATTCTCCTTAGCATCTGAATTCTCAAACTGGTGAAAAACAACGGTGATAACTGGCATCTGTTATAACAACACCAGGCGCCCCATGACACCCTGATaacctccccctcatctctctctctctctctcttttcctcgctctccctccctctctctgtccctcctagGGATCGTGTCCCTGGTGTCTCTGTCCATTCTGTCCTATGAGCGCTACGCCACAGTGCAGCGCTCCACCAAGGCTGACGTGTCTGACTTCAGAAaggcctggctgtgtgtgtggggctcCTGGCTCTATTCCCTGCTATGGACCCTGCCCCCCTTCATGGGCTGGAGCAGCTACGGCCCGGAGGGGGCCGGGACCTCCTGCTCTGTCCAGTGGACCCAGCGCTCTCCGGCCAGTGTCTCCTACGTGGTCTGCCTGTTCATCTTCTGCCTGCTGCTGCCCCTCATGATCATGGTCTACTCCTACGGCGGGATACTGGTTGCCATCGGGGGGGTGAGTGGTAGAGGTCGACCGTTTtaaatcggcatggccgattttaattagggacgatttcaagttttcataagaatcgctaatcggcatttttggacgccgattatggccgattacatttacatccacgaggagactgcgtggcaggctgaccacctgttacgcgagtgcagcaaggggccaaggtaagttgctagctagcattaaacctatcttataaaaaacaatcaatcttaacataatcactagttaactacacatggttgatgatattactagtttaactagcttgtcctgcgttgcatataatcgatgcggtgtctgttaatttatcatcgaatcacaggctacttcaacttcgccaaacgggtgatgatttaacaaaagcgcattcgcgaaaaaagcacaatcgttgcaccaatgtacctaaccataaacatcaatgcctttcttaaaatcaatacacaagtatatttttttaaacctgcatatttagttaaaagaaattaatgttagcaggcaatattaactagggaaattgtcacttctcttgcgttcagtgcaagcagagtcagggtatatgcagccgtttaggccgcctggctcgttgcgaactgtgtgaagaccatttttCCTAACAAAGATCGTAATTCATTTGCCAgatttttacataattatgacaaaacattgaaggttgtgcaatgtaacatcaatatttagacttagggttgccacccgttcgataaaatacggaacggttccgtatttcactgaaagaataaacgttttgttttcgaaattatagtttccagatttgaccatattaatggccTAAGGCTCTTATttatgtgtgtttattatattataattaagtctatgatttgaaatttgatagggcagtctgactgagcggtggtaggcagcagcaggctcgtaagcattcattcaaacagcactttcctgcgtttgccagcagctctttgcaatgcttgaagaacagcgctgtttatgactttatGAAtctcaactcccgagattaggttggcaatactatagtgcctataagaacatccaatagtcaaaggtatatgaaatacaaatggtatagagagaaatagtcctataataactacaacctaaaacttattaactgggaatattgaagactcatgttaaaaggaaccccCAGCTTTCatttgttctcatgttctgagcaaggaacataAACTTTAGCTTTTTTACGtgacacatattgcacttttactttcttctccaacactgtgtttttgcattatttaaaccaaattgaacatgtttcattatttatttgagactaaatagattttatttatgtattatattaactaAAATAGAAGTATtgctgtaattgtcattattacaaatatataaaaattggccgatttaatcggtatcggcttttttggtcctccaataatcggtatcggctttgaaaaatcataatcggtcgacctctagtgagTGGGACTCAGGTGGGGGAAGGTACTTTTTGAAAGCAGTCAATACCGGAAGTGAATTGAAT is part of the Salvelinus fontinalis isolate EN_2023a chromosome 6, ASM2944872v1, whole genome shotgun sequence genome and harbors:
- the LOC129858021 gene encoding pinopsin-like; translated protein: MVVHIRALNFSSNESSAPNLSTNVSVRDTLVPQDPLDLSRQGHTVVAVCLGLILVLGFFNNLLVLLIFAKFRSLWMPINLILLNISVSDILVCICGTPFSFAASLQGRWLIGHNGCKWYGFANSLFGIVSLVSLSILSYERYATVQRSTKADVSDFRKAWLCVWGSWLYSLLWTLPPFMGWSSYGPEGAGTSCSVQWTQRSPASVSYVVCLFIFCLLLPLMIMVYSYGGILVAIGGVAKTNLLSAQRREQHILLMVLSMVSCYLLCWMPYGVMALAATFGRSGLVTPVASVVPAVLAKSSTVINPVIYVLFNNQFYRCFVAFVRCRGEPQSVYGFNTQQSSREENATPGKPLSRPSLAQKQPSLCSPHTKSYRSPSNAPLCGLRREWRTMSLVVHYTP